One Dehalococcoidia bacterium genomic window, CGACATCCTCAAGGCCCTCAACCTGCGCCAGCGGGGTGCCACCATCGTCGCCTGCCCCACCTGCGGCCGCATCGAGATAGACCTGATACCGCTGGTGAACCAGGTGGAGGCCTACTTCCAGAAGCTGGGCTACCCCATCACCGTGGCCGTCATGGGCTGCGTGGTCAACGGCCCCGGCGAGGCGCGGGAGGCCGACATCGGCATCGCCGGCGGCAAGGGCAAGGGGGCCATCTTCCGCAAGGGCGAGGTGGTGCGGGTGGTGCCCGAGAGCCAGTTCCTCTCGGCCCTCATCGAGGAGGGGCACAAGGTCATAGAGGAGAAGTTCGGGCAGGCGCCGCCAGCGCCCCAGGCCACCTCCACTGAGCTGGACGAGGTTATCGCCCTCACTCCGGTGGAGGGGCCGGGGCCGGGAAGGGTGGCCCGTCGCCAGCAGCCCTGAGGCCCCCGCCGGGGCAGGAGACGCCACTGTGGACCAGGTCTTGGGCTACTTCTTCCGCCAGAACCTTTGGGCCAACCTGCAGCTCATAGACTTCTGTCGCGGCCTGAGCGACGAGCAGCTGGACTTCGCCGTCCCCGGCACCATGGGCAGCCTGCGGGGAATACTGCTGCACATCCTGGGGGCCGAGGCCCGCTACGTGACGGGCCTGCGCGGCTCCCCGCCCGAGCGGGCGGTGGACGAGCGGACGCCCTGGCCGGGGTTCGATGCGCTGGCCGAGGCGGCCAGGAGCAGCGGCGAGGCGCTCATCGCCCTGGCCTCCGAGGACCTGGCCGCCCGTCAGGTGGAGCGGCGTCTGCCGGACCGGGCCTTCCGCGTGCCGGCCGTGACGGTGCTGGTGCAGGCCTTCCAGCACGGCACCGACCACCGCTCCCAGGCCCAGACCATCATCACCCAGCTGGGGCTGCAGCCGCCGGCCCTGGACGCCTGGGCCTACGCCCGCGCCACCGGCGACTTCGTCGAGCTGTAGGACCCCCCTCGCCGCCCTTGCCCCGCCCCGACGACTGGACATATGATTTCCCCTGCAAGGGCCGCTCGCAGGAGGGGGTCATGGAGATCCGCGTCGAGGCGGGCGACATCGTCCGCTACCCGGCCAAGGCCATCGTCGTCAACCTGTTCGAGGGGGTGCGCACCCCCGGCGGCGCCACCGGCGCCGTAGACCGCGCCCTGGACGG contains:
- a CDS encoding DinB family protein; translation: MDQVLGYFFRQNLWANLQLIDFCRGLSDEQLDFAVPGTMGSLRGILLHILGAEARYVTGLRGSPPERAVDERTPWPGFDALAEAARSSGEALIALASEDLAARQVERRLPDRAFRVPAVTVLVQAFQHGTDHRSQAQTIITQLGLQPPALDAWAYARATGDFVEL